A portion of the Pirellulales bacterium genome contains these proteins:
- a CDS encoding NADH-quinone oxidoreductase subunit D encodes MPLAIEDDPRIIEFDVRTDEMLVNMGPQHPSTHGVLRLVLRTDGEVVSEVTPHFGYLHRCAEKIGENLTPRQWIPYTDRMDYLAAMNMNLGWALCVEKLMKLELPEKAKHLRVIIAELNRIASHLVGMGTYGLDLGTFSPFLYAFRERELILNLFEEVCGARLTYSYITVGGATADLPKGWLQKCEKFLDQFLPIITEYHALLTTNAIFVRRTAGIGILTAEKAIDYGCSGPVLRGSGVDQDLRRDGEERYTEMYDGYAFEVIVQKNGHYPNDHAYPPVPESAVLGDCWHRFYVRMLEVMQSIDLIRQAIDRYSTAAGSWGEPVKLTEKLPKGEVYLETECPRGQMGFYLVSDGTSIPWRARARSSCFCNLSPTAELCRGCLIADVPAIVGSLDIVMGEIDR; translated from the coding sequence GAAATGCTCGTCAACATGGGACCGCAACATCCCAGCACGCATGGCGTGCTCCGGCTGGTGTTACGGACCGATGGCGAAGTGGTCAGCGAGGTCACCCCTCACTTTGGTTATTTGCACCGCTGCGCCGAAAAAATCGGCGAAAACCTGACCCCGCGACAGTGGATTCCCTATACCGACCGGATGGATTATCTGGCGGCAATGAATATGAACCTGGGTTGGGCTCTGTGCGTGGAAAAGCTGATGAAGCTGGAGTTGCCCGAAAAAGCCAAACATTTGCGGGTGATCATCGCCGAACTGAATCGAATTGCCAGCCACCTGGTCGGCATGGGGACCTATGGGCTGGACTTAGGGACATTTAGCCCTTTTTTATACGCCTTTCGCGAACGCGAATTAATTTTGAATCTATTTGAAGAAGTCTGCGGCGCGCGGCTGACCTATAGCTATATCACGGTGGGGGGGGCGACCGCCGACCTGCCCAAGGGTTGGCTGCAAAAGTGCGAAAAGTTTTTGGACCAGTTTTTGCCAATCATCACGGAATACCACGCCCTGCTGACCACGAACGCGATTTTTGTGCGCCGTACCGCGGGAATTGGGATATTGACAGCGGAAAAGGCGATTGATTACGGGTGTTCCGGTCCGGTGCTGCGGGGGAGTGGTGTTGATCAAGATTTGCGCCGCGATGGCGAAGAACGCTACACCGAGATGTATGATGGCTACGCGTTTGAAGTGATCGTCCAAAAGAACGGCCATTACCCCAACGACCACGCTTACCCTCCCGTCCCCGAAAGCGCTGTGCTGGGGGATTGTTGGCATCGCTTTTATGTGCGGATGCTGGAAGTGATGCAATCGATCGACTTGATTCGGCAGGCGATCGACCGTTATAGCACGGCCGCCGGTTCCTGGGGTGAACCGGTTAAGCTGACCGAAAAGCTCCCCAAAGGAGAGGTCTATCTGGAGACCGAATGTCCCCGCGGCCAGATGGGTTTTTATTTGGTTAGTGATGGGACGTCCATTCCCTGGCGGGCCCGGGCCCGCAGCAGTTGCTTTTGTAATCTTTCCCCCACGGCGGAGCTTTGCCGGGGCTGCCTGATCGCGGATGTTCCGGCGATCGTGGGTTCGCTGGATATCGTGATGGGTGAGATTGATCGGTAG